In Pelorhabdus rhamnosifermentans, the DNA window TGAGTATGAATAAAAATATAGGTTATACAGCAGAATTACCTAGTGATAATATATATGATTCAAATTGTCCTATTATATATGCACTTAATGTTGTAGGTCAAAAATGGAAATTGCCTATTATGTGGCGCTTATCTGAAAATGAAACTACTAGATATAATGAATTAAAACGTAGCGTCAACGGTATTACTAATATGATGCTTACAAAATCTTTAAAAGAATTAGAAGAACATAAGCTTATTGTTAGAACTCAATATGAAACAATTCCTCCTAAAGTTGAATATTTTTTGACACAAAGAGGTAAATCGTTACTTCCTTCTTTGAATGAACTATATAAATGGGGTGAAGAACAAA includes these proteins:
- a CDS encoding winged helix-turn-helix transcriptional regulator; amino-acid sequence: MNKNIGYTAELPSDNIYDSNCPIIYALNVVGQKWKLPIMWRLSENETTRYNELKRSVNGITNMMLTKSLKELEEHKLIVRTQYETIPPKVEYFLTQRGKSLLPSLNELYKWGEEQIKLDKSK